One genomic segment of Falco biarmicus isolate bFalBia1 chromosome 15, bFalBia1.pri, whole genome shotgun sequence includes these proteins:
- the PDP2 gene encoding pyruvate dehydrogenase [acetyl-transferring]-phosphatase 2, mitochondrial, whose protein sequence is MMSRTVSSWILSSARNSIVLQGKGCFYSICIPNRNNIKWKLVFSKTRLHPSGSCNLDKTFFLKKAFRHTSTEEEQFSFQLSPSQINDILRAGELSHKILHLNGRNASSVLRFESNQLASNTPIEDRRSAATCLQTKGMMFGVFDGHAGSACAQAVSERLLHYIAVSLMSRQTLEEIELAVECMKPVLPILQWHKHPNDVEYREIASQYFENLRVYWQHLLDLDTEPGFSLEEAMICAFKRLDSDISLEVQAPQENELMRNVALQVAFSGATACVAHIDGVHLHVANTGDCRAILGVHEEDGTWSTLPLTRDHNAFDEFEIRRLKREHPRSEEKTLFVNDRLLGILMPSRAFGDVQLKWSKELQHSILENSCDVEALNIYQYVPPNYHTPPYLTAEPEVTYHKLRSKDKFLVIASDGLWEMLSNEKVVKLVAGHLTELNAQKPQLAFEKPVNLGYMHSLLLQRKNRGIASLDQNIATHLIRHAIGSNEYGEVDQEKLAAMLTLPEDLARMYRDDITVTVVYFNSETIENYYRNNE, encoded by the coding sequence ATGATGTCAAGAACTGTATCATCCTGGATCTTGAGCTCAGCAAGAAACAGCATTGTTTTACAAGGAAAAGGATGTTTTTACTCCATCTGTATCCCAAATAGAAACAATATAAAATGGAAGCTTGTTTTCTCCAAAACACGTCTTCACCCTTCTGGGAGCTGCAACTTAGACAAaactttcttcttaaaaaaagcaTTCCGACACACTTCCACTGAAGAAGAACAATTCTCTTTCCAGTTGTCTCCATCACAAATCAATGATATACTCAGAGCAGGTGAATTATCCCATAAAATACTACATTTGAATGGTAGAAATGCAAGTTCTGTCTTGAGGTTTGAAAGTAACCAGTTGGCATCCAACACCCCTATCGAAGACCGCAGAAGTGCAGCCACTTGCTTGCAGACCAAAGGGATGATGTTTGGAGTCTTCGATGGCCATGCAGGTTCTGCGTGTGCTCAGGCAGTAAGTGAGAGACTACTTCATTATATAGCGGTTTCTCTCATGTCTCGGCAAACCTTGGAAGAGATCGAGCTTGCTGTGGAGTGCATGAAACCAGTTCTGCCTATTCTGCAGTGGCACAAGCATCCAAATGATGTAGAGTATCGAGAAATAGCTTCACAATATTTTGAAAACCTCAGAGTTTACTGGCAACACCTACTGGACCTAGACACTGAGCCAGGATTTAGTTTAGAAGAAGCCATGATATGTGCATTCAAAAGGTTAGACTCTGATATATCACTGGAAGTTCAGGCTCCCCAGGAAAACGAATTGATGAGAAATGTTGCCCTTCAAGTAGCTTTTTCTGGTGCAACAGCCTGCGTAGCTCACATTGATGGTGTTCACTTACATGTTGCAAATACCGGTGATTGCAGAGCAATTTTAGGGGTTCATGAAGAAGATGGAACGTGGTCTACTCTCCCTCTAACCAGAGACCACAATGCCTTTGATGAATTTGAAATTAGAAGACTGAAGAGAGAGCATCCTAGATCTGAGGAGAAAACCCTATTTGTGAATGACAGATTACTGGGGATTCTCATGCCCTCCAGAGCTTTTGGAGATGTGCAATTAAAATGGAGTAAAGAATTGCAACACAGCATTCTCGAGAATAGCTGTGATGTTGaggctttaaatatttatcagtACGTTCCTCCAAACTACCATACACCCCCTTATTTAACTGCAGAGCCTGAAGTCACATACCACAAATTAAGAAGCAAGGATAAGTTTCTAGTTATTGCTTCAGATGGACTATGGGAGATGCTAAGCAATGAGAAGGTTGTAAAACTTGTTGCTGGACACCTTACAGAGCTTAATGCACAGAAACCACAACTGGCTTTTGAGAAACCAGTCAATTTGGGTTATATGCACAGCTTGTtactgcagaggaaaaacagaggCATTGCCTCACTTGATCAGAACATAGCTACTCATTTAATAAGGCATGCAATTGGAAGTAATGAGTATGGGGAGGTGGACCAAGAGAAACTTGCTGCAATGCTGACATTGCCTGAAGACCTTGCAAGAATGTACAGAGATGATATCACAGTTACTGTGGTGTATTTTAACTCAGAAACAATTGAAAATTACTACAGAAACAATGAATAG